A DNA window from Coleofasciculus sp. FACHB-T130 contains the following coding sequences:
- a CDS encoding right-handed parallel beta-helix repeat-containing protein: MLLRTSTPYIYTILLLLGTLTSTATAQTPNLKPNPSSSTTDFTGVTILQLPDGIPELNNDTVDSSFGDTLDVAKHPPGALEPAALSFEDQKSLAKPSFYTLKQGRFVAQISNVKTALPTPESSPKPVPSPETLEVEISQPLAAVKTPPRTLREAGLLQEILTPENAAPTEEISAATKQTAPSDRVRSQRFLPRIGAEFTTGSGVGYESSFGSIGGFVPLWQNSDNLTFLEGRLLLSTEDSHISSNIVLGHRFYSAKDNRILGGYVAFDTRDTGNSNFNQLGAGFESLGENWDIRANAYIPVGDTRQLTQERVFSTGLSFSDPFFQGNFLGQTRNQQLQRDRNFEAAMAGFDVEAGMKIAQISRTGDLRGYAGLYYYDAPGSAEILGWRTRLEARPTDTFRLGLLLSNDATFGTNLVLSVGANFPGTRLRGIRTEDRVLARLGESVTRNANIVVDEQSESESFSVQDTVFVTNPTTGQPWRFRHVNLGIGTGNGTFENPTGTVAEALVVAQPNDIVYVQPGTNPGVPAFKIPDQVQVLSTGPVQRIDTVELGNLQLPLSNAGVLADVTGTVTMGNTTTLSGFAITTTNGSGIAGSSISNAIIRDNAIANSASEGLLLENVTGQILIQDNAIANSALEGFSLSNNQGQVNLILVKNTIANNGALANEGDGINLELRNTATGTFNISENTITGSNSFGSIADGVEVKLFESASGTFTLTNNQITANQFSGINIELESNTSGTFEIANSTISGNQFDGISIKLNDTATGTFNITNTQISKNGFDGVGILLSNNTSGTFNITNSTIAENQDNGVNIALSDAAIGTVNISNNQQISKNGFYGIFTSINGNAQLQLLSESNQIIDNAFTGFSLNSYDTAKIFAGVRFNTLTGGAIGDLEAITSGSGDTICLQPRNNTIGNFFLNDSFGGAIQIETGTLSTNNISVSDLSNWSGTTVPAGTCGFP, encoded by the coding sequence ATGCTTCTAAGAACATCAACACCGTACATCTACACAATTTTGCTGCTGTTAGGAACGCTAACTTCAACTGCTACCGCCCAAACACCTAATTTAAAACCCAATCCATCAAGCTCGACAACAGACTTTACAGGCGTTACAATCCTCCAGCTACCTGATGGCATTCCTGAATTAAATAACGATACTGTAGACTCATCCTTTGGCGATACCCTTGATGTAGCAAAACACCCACCAGGCGCGTTGGAACCCGCAGCCTTAAGCTTCGAGGACCAGAAGTCTTTAGCCAAACCGTCTTTTTACACGCTAAAACAAGGGCGTTTTGTTGCCCAAATATCTAATGTAAAAACTGCACTCCCCACACCAGAATCTAGTCCCAAACCCGTACCTTCCCCAGAGACATTGGAGGTTGAGATTTCTCAACCTTTAGCAGCAGTAAAAACACCTCCTCGGACTTTGCGCGAAGCAGGGTTACTCCAAGAAATACTAACCCCAGAAAACGCCGCTCCTACAGAAGAGATTAGCGCTGCCACTAAACAAACAGCACCATCAGATCGAGTTCGTTCTCAACGATTTCTGCCCCGGATCGGCGCTGAATTTACCACTGGCTCTGGTGTGGGTTATGAAAGTTCTTTTGGTAGCATTGGAGGCTTTGTTCCCCTATGGCAAAACTCAGACAACCTCACCTTCTTAGAAGGTCGATTGCTGTTGTCAACGGAAGATTCTCATATAAGCAGCAATATTGTTTTAGGACATCGCTTTTATAGTGCCAAAGATAACCGGATCTTGGGCGGCTATGTTGCCTTCGATACCCGCGACACGGGTAATAGCAACTTTAATCAACTGGGTGCTGGGTTTGAAAGCTTAGGAGAAAACTGGGATATTCGCGCGAATGCTTACATTCCGGTTGGAGATACCCGCCAACTGACCCAAGAGAGGGTTTTTTCTACAGGTTTATCGTTTTCAGACCCTTTCTTTCAGGGTAATTTCTTGGGTCAAACTAGAAATCAACAACTTCAACGCGATCGCAATTTTGAAGCGGCGATGGCAGGGTTTGATGTTGAAGCTGGCATGAAAATTGCCCAAATCAGTCGAACCGGCGACCTCCGAGGCTATGCCGGACTTTATTATTATGATGCCCCAGGCAGTGCAGAGATTTTGGGCTGGCGGACTCGGTTAGAAGCCCGTCCTACTGACACTTTCAGGCTGGGACTATTGCTCTCAAATGATGCCACTTTTGGCACGAATTTAGTGCTGAGTGTGGGGGCGAATTTTCCCGGAACTCGTCTGAGAGGGATACGAACAGAAGATCGGGTTCTGGCGCGTCTGGGGGAATCTGTGACCCGAAACGCGAATATCGTAGTCGATGAACAATCCGAATCTGAGTCTTTCAGCGTGCAGGATACGGTATTTGTCACGAATCCTACAACGGGTCAACCGTGGAGATTTCGGCACGTCAATTTGGGAATTGGAACCGGGAACGGCACGTTTGAGAATCCGACTGGAACGGTTGCGGAAGCTTTGGTTGTGGCTCAACCCAATGATATTGTCTACGTGCAACCAGGGACAAATCCTGGGGTTCCTGCTTTCAAGATTCCCGACCAAGTGCAGGTGCTTTCAACTGGCCCTGTGCAGCGTATAGATACCGTGGAACTCGGCAATTTACAATTACCCTTGTCTAATGCGGGGGTACTGGCAGACGTGACAGGAACGGTCACAATGGGGAACACGACAACGCTTTCAGGTTTCGCTATCACCACAACTAATGGTTCTGGCATCGCTGGAAGCAGCATCAGCAATGCAATTATTCGAGACAACGCGATCGCGAATTCTGCTAGCGAGGGTCTCCTACTTGAGAACGTGACCGGGCAGATACTGATCCAAGACAACGCGATCGCAAATTCTGCTTTGGAAGGCTTTTCCCTCAGCAATAATCAGGGGCAAGTTAACCTAATTCTTGTCAAAAACACGATCGCCAACAATGGTGCTTTAGCTAACGAAGGGGACGGCATCAATCTTGAACTTCGCAATACTGCAACTGGAACCTTTAATATCTCAGAGAATACGATTACTGGCAGTAACAGCTTCGGGAGCATCGCCGACGGAGTCGAGGTAAAACTGTTCGAGAGTGCTTCCGGAACCTTTACTCTTACTAATAACCAAATAACCGCAAATCAATTTAGTGGCATTAATATTGAACTTGAATCCAATACTTCGGGAACATTTGAGATTGCCAACAGCACAATCTCAGGCAATCAATTTGATGGAATTTCTATTAAGCTAAACGATACCGCGACTGGAACGTTTAATATTACTAATACTCAAATTTCTAAAAACGGGTTTGATGGGGTTGGGATACTTCTCTCAAATAACACCTCTGGAACCTTCAACATTACCAATAGCACCATTGCTGAAAATCAAGATAATGGAGTGAATATCGCACTTTCCGATGCAGCGATAGGAACAGTCAATATTTCTAACAATCAGCAAATTTCTAAAAATGGATTTTACGGAATATTCACCAGCATCAATGGAAATGCCCAACTTCAACTCCTCAGTGAATCGAATCAAATTATTGATAATGCTTTTACCGGGTTTTCCCTCAACAGCTACGATACTGCCAAAATCTTTGCTGGAGTCCGGTTTAACACCTTAACAGGCGGAGCCATCGGGGATCTCGAAGCAATAACCAGCGGTTCTGGCGATACAATTTGTCTGCAACCCCGCAATAATACGATTGGCAACTTTTTCTTAAATGACAGTTTTGGAGGAGCGATCCAGATAGAAACGGGAACGCTGTCTACAAATAATATCTCTGTCAGCGATCTTAGCAATTGGTCTGGAACCACTGTACCGGCTGGAACTTGTGGTTTCCCTTAG
- a CDS encoding DUF4347 domain-containing protein, whose translation MQDFWNHSSSNQQSNQAGQGIAGENSSVVETSPTQRVQKIVFIDSTVENYQSLAAGVEPGTEVFILNPMQDGVAQIAQVLAGRSDIASVHIVSHGTQGTLQLGSTRLNSSNLEAYTSQLQQWANALTPDADILLYGCDVAAGEVGAAFVQQLSQLTGADIAASVDLTGSAALGGDWDLEVATGQIETSLVFGGAAIATYTSVLPSDLFISEYVEGSSNNKALEFYNGTGAAINLAAAGYAVDFYANGSTSPTLTINLSGIVADKDVFVLAQANAALSILGQADQTNNFNGWYNGDDAVVLRKGATIIDSIGQIGNDPGTEWGNGLTSTQNNTLRRKSNVTTGDPSPFDPFDPSVQWDGFAQDTFNGLGSHTIANTNIAPAIALTVAPVPYTENAAATVINSTATVTDSDSLNFDTGKLTVDFTAGGTASDRLAIRNQGNGAGQIGLDGTIVKYGGVQIGTFTGGTGTTPLVVTFNANAIPAAATALLQNITYQNASENPSTTPRTVRFVVTDGDGGTSTAVTETINVTSVNDAPIIGASVIKYDGSLNTTPDTQGFTYIPVGSATQSASGGATTLDTTADSGTYAGYSPNSVPNLDRTTGYTVSFTAQVLSEDHTTSTADKNGDGIADRAGFSIIVLSSDKKGIELGFWDDEIWAQEDGTTQTDPSTNPSASNNQLLFTHAEGATFNTTAGLIPYQLTVLGDTYTLSTGGTTILSGKLRDYTAWVGVGPIDPYETPNFIFFGDGTTSASAKVKLSDVSITTNSSFAPQTVAEDTDLSIAGVSVFDVDAGNTAITVTLEVNNGALTVNSTGLTVNGNGTGTVTLTGSQSKINANLAATNGLLYKGKQDFNGSDTLKITANDGAATSNIKTIPITVTPANDAPVLNNAGSPVLTAINEDVALASNKGTLVSEIIASGAGSNPITDADAGAVEGIAVIGVDNTNGTWQYSTDGGSSWNNFAVSAAAATVLKDTTSDLIRFLPNADFNGTVTSGITFRAWDASDGLTSGKTGVNPGAGGGASSFSIDAETVSIIINPVNDAPSFTLGGNQSIAAGTGAQTVTGWASGFNPGAANESSQSIDNYIVNVTSNPGIFASAPKIDPLTGNLTYTPAATIATATTATVAVQVKDNGGTANGGIDTSVVQTFQITVNSGTPTVSIQAIDADAAEAGANTGTYQITRTGNTTGDLTVNLAVDGSSTAIASDYNLSSGGLSVVIPNGQSFVNVTLTAVDDTLPELAETLRLNLATGAGYTIDAAKNNATVAIASNDPIQYAITTAYPTLIEGDTGKQTATFTVTRSGGIGVASTVDYGIGGTATNGIDYNNILVTGGTTALSGTLSFGVGETTKTINLDVLGDTIFEQDETINVTLSKPNLTLAPASSTITTGTAQVTVINDDAKPTVSITPATVTQSEGTTGTSAYTFTVSLSNPSDQPITVNYSTNDGTATTTDGDYVDNDGILTFNPGDPLTKTITINVKGDNKFEKDETFSVKLNNATNATVNPEANASTAIITNDDSQPIVSIAPATVTQSEGNTGTTAYTFTVSLSNPSDQPITVNYSTNDGTAATTDGDYTDNDGILTFNPGDPLTKTITVNATGDNKFEKDETFSVKLNSATNANLGNTTATGIIKNDDTPGFTISPISGNTTEAGGTATFTVKLNSQPTANVTLGLTSSDTTEGTVSSPSLTFTANNWNIAQTVTVKGVDDALVDGNIAYNIITAPSVSTDLNYNKLNPVDVAVTNIDNDAAGFTITPISGNTTEAGGAANFTVKLNSQPTANVTLGLGSSDPTEGSVSSPSLTFTSNNWNIAQTITVKGVDDVLVDGNIAYSIVTAPAISTDAKYNGLNPQDVAVVNIDNDTAPLNVINGTWLSETLVGTSLDDRINGFGGHDTIVGGLGKDRIYGDDGNDTLIGDLNNNLLTGGSMGMDDIIYGGTGSDRINGCGGNDYLYGESGDDQIWGDGGDDRLYGGLGNDILTGGLGRDIFAVSKGEGTDTIRDFQIGQDYIGLVGGLALNQLSIIQQGSNTSIIDNSNNQTLAILAGVNAATFMSNAASTFVSI comes from the coding sequence GAACCCAATGCAGGATGGAGTAGCGCAGATCGCACAAGTGCTGGCGGGACGCAGCGATATCGCCAGCGTTCACATAGTTTCCCACGGCACACAAGGCACTTTGCAACTGGGGTCAACCCGACTGAATTCAAGCAACCTAGAAGCATACACTAGCCAGTTACAGCAGTGGGCAAATGCTTTAACCCCTGATGCTGACATCCTTCTCTACGGTTGCGATGTAGCAGCAGGGGAAGTCGGTGCAGCTTTTGTGCAACAACTCAGTCAGCTAACAGGTGCTGACATTGCCGCTTCGGTTGACTTGACAGGCAGCGCAGCTTTGGGCGGTGACTGGGATTTGGAAGTTGCTACAGGGCAGATAGAAACTTCTCTGGTGTTTGGGGGAGCAGCGATCGCAACTTATACTTCAGTCCTGCCAAGCGATCTGTTCATCTCAGAGTATGTTGAAGGTAGCAGCAACAATAAAGCTCTTGAATTTTATAACGGTACTGGGGCAGCAATTAACTTAGCCGCAGCAGGTTACGCCGTAGACTTTTATGCAAACGGTAGCACTAGCCCGACTCTAACTATCAACTTGAGCGGCATAGTAGCAGATAAGGATGTATTTGTTTTAGCACAAGCTAATGCTGCCCTTAGCATTCTGGGTCAAGCCGATCAAACCAACAATTTTAATGGCTGGTACAACGGGGACGATGCGGTTGTGCTGCGTAAGGGTGCAACCATCATTGACTCGATTGGTCAAATTGGCAACGACCCTGGCACAGAATGGGGTAATGGGCTTACCAGTACCCAAAATAATACCCTGCGCCGTAAGAGTAACGTAACAACTGGAGATCCAAGTCCTTTCGATCCATTTGATCCCAGCGTTCAATGGGATGGGTTCGCCCAAGACACCTTCAATGGTTTAGGAAGCCACACGATCGCCAACACCAACATTGCGCCGGCGATTGCTCTCACAGTTGCACCTGTGCCTTACACCGAAAATGCAGCTGCTACCGTCATTAATAGCACCGCCACTGTCACAGATAGCGACTCCCTCAACTTTGACACCGGGAAGCTGACAGTAGATTTTACGGCAGGTGGCACGGCATCCGACCGTTTAGCAATTCGCAACCAAGGTAACGGTGCAGGGCAAATTGGGCTAGATGGCACAATTGTCAAATACGGCGGAGTGCAAATCGGCACCTTCACAGGCGGGACTGGCACCACTCCTCTAGTCGTCACTTTCAACGCCAACGCCATACCCGCCGCCGCTACTGCACTGCTGCAAAACATCACCTATCAGAACGCCTCAGAGAACCCCAGCACCACTCCTCGCACCGTCCGCTTTGTCGTTACCGATGGCGATGGTGGCACCAGCACCGCTGTTACTGAAACCATCAACGTTACATCTGTCAACGATGCGCCGATTATTGGTGCTTCAGTAATTAAATACGATGGTTCGTTAAATACCACGCCCGACACTCAAGGATTTACATACATTCCCGTTGGTAGTGCAACGCAAAGTGCCTCCGGTGGCGCAACTACCTTGGATACCACTGCCGACTCAGGCACTTATGCGGGCTATTCTCCTAACAGCGTGCCGAACCTGGATCGCACTACTGGTTACACCGTCAGCTTCACTGCCCAAGTTCTCTCAGAAGATCATACGACGAGCACAGCGGATAAAAACGGCGATGGCATTGCCGATAGAGCTGGTTTCAGCATCATAGTCCTTAGCAGCGACAAAAAAGGCATCGAATTAGGATTTTGGGATGACGAAATCTGGGCGCAGGAAGATGGCACAACTCAGACAGATCCAAGTACAAATCCTTCTGCCAGCAACAACCAACTTCTGTTCACCCATGCTGAAGGCGCTACCTTCAACACTACTGCGGGTTTAATTCCCTACCAGCTGACAGTTCTTGGCGATACTTACACTCTCTCAACAGGCGGCACTACCATCCTTAGCGGTAAGCTGCGGGATTACACTGCTTGGGTGGGGGTGGGGCCTATCGATCCCTATGAAACCCCTAACTTCATTTTCTTCGGGGATGGTACTACCTCTGCCAGCGCCAAAGTAAAGTTATCAGATGTCTCAATTACAACTAACAGCAGCTTTGCACCCCAAACAGTTGCTGAAGATACCGATTTATCGATCGCAGGAGTTAGCGTATTTGACGTGGATGCGGGAAATACTGCTATCACCGTCACTCTAGAAGTCAACAATGGTGCTTTGACAGTCAACTCTACTGGGTTAACAGTCAATGGCAACGGCACGGGAACTGTCACCCTGACAGGCAGTCAAAGCAAGATTAACGCTAACTTAGCCGCCACAAACGGACTGCTATACAAAGGCAAGCAAGACTTTAATGGTAGCGACACGCTCAAGATTACAGCTAACGATGGTGCAGCTACTAGCAATATCAAGACGATACCAATTACCGTCACCCCAGCCAATGATGCCCCGGTGTTAAATAATGCTGGGAGTCCGGTACTAACAGCAATTAATGAAGATGTTGCCCTCGCCAGCAACAAGGGGACTCTGGTTTCTGAAATTATTGCTAGCGGTGCTGGCAGCAATCCTATCACCGATGCAGATGCAGGTGCAGTCGAGGGAATTGCTGTAATTGGGGTGGATAATACCAACGGCACTTGGCAGTATTCTACTGATGGCGGAAGTAGCTGGAATAACTTTGCGGTGTCTGCTGCGGCTGCTACCGTACTAAAAGATACAACAAGCGATCTCATCCGTTTTCTCCCTAATGCCGATTTTAACGGTACTGTCACTTCAGGCATTACCTTCCGCGCTTGGGATGCTTCTGACGGACTCACTAGCGGTAAAACTGGAGTAAACCCTGGGGCGGGTGGCGGCGCATCTTCCTTCAGCATTGATGCTGAAACAGTCAGTATTATTATTAACCCAGTAAACGATGCCCCCAGTTTCACACTTGGTGGCAATCAAAGTATCGCAGCTGGGACAGGGGCGCAAACTGTCACTGGCTGGGCGAGTGGGTTTAATCCGGGTGCTGCCAACGAATCAAGTCAAAGCATCGACAACTACATCGTCAACGTCACTAGCAACCCTGGTATCTTCGCCTCTGCACCAAAAATTGACCCGCTGACAGGTAATCTTACTTATACTCCTGCTGCAACAATTGCGACAGCTACTACAGCCACAGTTGCAGTCCAAGTTAAGGACAATGGTGGCACTGCTAACGGTGGTATCGATACCTCAGTAGTGCAAACCTTTCAAATTACCGTCAATTCTGGAACACCGACAGTTAGCATACAGGCGATAGATGCTGATGCAGCAGAAGCAGGCGCAAATACTGGAACTTACCAGATTACCCGGACTGGCAACACAACGGGCGATTTGACAGTGAATCTTGCTGTTGATGGTAGCAGCACTGCGATCGCAAGCGACTACAATCTCAGTAGCGGCGGTTTGTCCGTGGTGATTCCAAATGGGCAGAGTTTTGTCAATGTTACTCTTACTGCTGTTGATGATACTTTGCCAGAGTTAGCCGAAACGCTGCGGCTAAACTTGGCGACGGGTGCAGGTTACACCATTGATGCTGCTAAGAACAATGCTACGGTAGCGATCGCATCCAACGACCCGATTCAATACGCGATTACTACTGCTTACCCAACTTTGATTGAAGGTGACACTGGTAAGCAAACTGCTACCTTTACTGTCACGCGCAGCGGCGGAATTGGGGTAGCCAGTACCGTTGATTATGGAATTGGTGGAACCGCAACCAATGGCATTGACTACAACAACATACTGGTTACAGGTGGGACAACTGCCCTTTCCGGCACGCTTAGCTTTGGAGTTGGCGAGACAACCAAAACAATCAACCTAGATGTTTTGGGTGACACAATATTTGAGCAAGATGAAACCATCAATGTCACCCTGAGTAAACCGAACCTAACACTTGCCCCCGCAAGTTCGACGATTACTACAGGTACAGCACAGGTAACGGTTATTAACGACGATGCCAAACCCACCGTCTCCATCACACCAGCCACTGTTACTCAAAGCGAAGGCACCACAGGAACCAGCGCCTACACCTTCACCGTGTCCCTCTCCAACCCCAGTGACCAGCCAATTACGGTCAACTACAGTACCAACGACGGCACCGCCACCACCACAGACGGCGACTACGTCGACAACGACGGCATCCTTACCTTCAATCCGGGCGACCCCTTAACTAAAACCATCACGATTAACGTCAAGGGTGACAACAAGTTTGAGAAAGATGAAACCTTCAGCGTCAAACTCAACAATGCTACCAACGCCACCGTTAACCCAGAGGCGAACGCCAGTACCGCCATCATCACCAACGACGATTCTCAACCCATCGTCTCTATCGCACCAGCCACCGTTACTCAAAGCGAAGGCAATACTGGCACCACCGCCTACACCTTCACCGTGTCCCTTTCCAACCCCAGCGACCAGCCAATTACGGTCAACTACAGTACCAACGACGGCACCGCCGCCACAACCGACGGCGACTACACCGACAACGACGGCATCCTTACCTTTAATCCGGGCGACCCCTTAACAAAAACCATCACGGTTAACGCCACGGGTGACAACAAGTTTGAGAAAGATGAAACCTTCAGCGTCAAACTCAACAGTGCTACCAACGCCAATCTAGGCAACACTACTGCCACAGGCATCATCAAAAACGATGACACCCCTGGATTCACTATTTCCCCGATCAGCGGCAACACCACCGAAGCTGGAGGTACTGCCACATTTACAGTTAAACTCAACAGCCAACCCACCGCTAATGTCACCCTTGGCTTAACCAGTTCCGACACCACCGAAGGTACCGTCTCTAGCCCCAGCCTCACATTCACAGCCAATAACTGGAATATTGCTCAAACCGTTACGGTCAAAGGAGTTGATGATGCACTGGTTGATGGCAATATCGCCTACAACATCATCACCGCCCCAAGCGTCAGTACCGACCTTAACTACAACAAACTCAATCCTGTTGATGTCGCTGTCACCAACATCGACAACGACGCCGCCGGATTTACCATCACCCCAATTAGCGGCAACACCACCGAAGCCGGAGGCGCTGCCAACTTTACCGTCAAACTCAATAGTCAACCTACAGCTAACGTCACCCTTGGTTTAGGAAGTTCCGATCCGACAGAAGGCAGCGTTTCCAGCCCATCGCTGACCTTTACTTCAAATAATTGGAATATTGCTCAAACCATTACGGTGAAAGGAGTTGACGATGTACTTGTCGATGGAAATATCGCCTACAGCATCGTTACTGCCCCTGCTATTAGCACCGACGCCAAATACAACGGACTGAACCCGCAAGATGTTGCTGTTGTCAACATTGACAACGACACTGCACCCCTCAATGTCATTAACGGCACTTGGCTTTCTGAAACCTTGGTGGGAACCTCTTTAGACGACCGGATCAATGGTTTTGGCGGTCATGACACGATTGTAGGGGGACTGGGAAAAGACCGGATTTACGGCGATGACGGCAACGATACCCTGATTGGCGACCTCAACAATAATCTCTTGACTGGGGGTTCGATGGGTATGGATGACATCATCTACGGCGGTACAGGTAGCGATCGCATCAACGGTTGTGGTGGCAATGATTATCTGTACGGTGAGTCCGGAGATGACCAAATCTGGGGAGATGGGGGCGATGACCGACTTTACGGAGGCTTGGGGAATGACATCCTCACCGGAGGTTTGGGGCGCGATATTTTCGCAGTTTCCAAAGGTGAAGGAACTGACACCATCCGCGACTTCCAAATTGGTCAAGACTACATTGGGTTAGTTGGTGGTTTGGCACTGAATCAGTTGTCGATTATTCAGCAAGGTAGCAATACCAGCATTATTGACAATTCCAACAACCAGACTCTGGCAATATTGGCTGGGGTGAATGCTGCTACGTTTATGAGTAATGCAGCTTCTACTTTTGTAAGTATCTAG